Proteins encoded together in one Coffea arabica cultivar ET-39 chromosome 2c, Coffea Arabica ET-39 HiFi, whole genome shotgun sequence window:
- the LOC113727527 gene encoding mediator of RNA polymerase II transcription subunit 15a isoform X2: MDSNSWRAPQRQMAQGPHQGGQVGGSGEVSAVPNAAPPATIDSGDWRTQLQADYRQRIVNKIMEILKRHLPFAGEEGLRELKKIAVRFEEKIYSAATSQSDYLRKISLKMLTMETKSQNPMANPLQANAANASKNPPDQGGKNMGV; this comes from the exons ATGGACAGCAACAGTTGGAGGGCGCCTCAAAGACAGATGGCTCAGGGTCCGCATCAAGGTGGTCAAGTAGGCGGCAGTGGAGAAGTATCGGCTGTCCCAAATGCAGCTCCGCCGGCTACTATTGACAGCGGCGATTGGAGGACTCAACTCCAAGCAGATTATCGTCAAAGAATCGTTAATAAGAT AATGGAGATTTTGAAGAGGCATCTGCCATTCGCTGGAGAAGAGGGACTGCGAGAACTTAAGAAAATTGCTGTGAGGTTTGAGGAAAAGATTTATAGTGCAGCAACTAGCCAG TCAGATTATTTGAGAAAGATATCATTGAAGATGCTGACAATGGAAACTAAATCCCAAAATCCCATGGCTAATCCTCTACAAGCTAATGCTGCCAATGCAAGCAAAAATCCTCCAGACCAAG GGGGCAAGAACATGGGCGTGTGA
- the LOC113727527 gene encoding mediator of RNA polymerase II transcription subunit 15a isoform X1 yields the protein MDSNSWRAPQRQMAQGPHQGGQVGGSGEVSAVPNAAPPATIDSGDWRTQLQADYRQRIVNKIMEILKRHLPFAGEEGLRELKKIAVRFEEKIYSAATSQSDYLRKISLKMLTMETKSQNPMANPLQANAANASKNPPDQDFESGQEVESELVIDRP from the exons ATGGACAGCAACAGTTGGAGGGCGCCTCAAAGACAGATGGCTCAGGGTCCGCATCAAGGTGGTCAAGTAGGCGGCAGTGGAGAAGTATCGGCTGTCCCAAATGCAGCTCCGCCGGCTACTATTGACAGCGGCGATTGGAGGACTCAACTCCAAGCAGATTATCGTCAAAGAATCGTTAATAAGAT AATGGAGATTTTGAAGAGGCATCTGCCATTCGCTGGAGAAGAGGGACTGCGAGAACTTAAGAAAATTGCTGTGAGGTTTGAGGAAAAGATTTATAGTGCAGCAACTAGCCAG TCAGATTATTTGAGAAAGATATCATTGAAGATGCTGACAATGGAAACTAAATCCCAAAATCCCATGGCTAATCCTCTACAAGCTAATGCTGCCAATGCAAGCAAAAATCCTCCAGACCAAG ATTTTGAGAGTGGCCAGGAAGTAGAGTCTGAGCTTGTCATTGATAGACCTTAA
- the LOC113724550 gene encoding uncharacterized protein: MDQTNHLVQSQQTSIQNLKRQVDQLAKAVAEKEASKLPSNTELNLKETTMVVTLCSGKVLDDPIIKSKAKPNEKQDESGIANESERARDAGNGSSRRSLEDNQHMKVPKVKPYVPPISFPQRLQKKFLNRVVSTKKLEDFAMMSFTEECSTVVQNHLPVKITHPGSFIVSCQFENIFVDKCLLSHPVGIVDDLLVKADKFYFPLDFLIFEMEEDISMSIILVRGFLSMEGANINLLEGILTLRYVTKIDLELMPGPNIPLQRFENDLLRINGIKNPMCMR; encoded by the exons ATGGATCAAACTAATCATCTTGTACAATCTCAACAAACATCAATTCAAAATCTTAAGAGGCAAGTTGATCAGCTAGCAAAGGCAGTAGCTGAGAAGGAAGCAAGTAAATTGCCCAGCAATACTGAACTGAACCTTAAGGAAACTACTATGGTTGTGACTCTTTGTTCTGGCAAAGTATTGGATGATCCCATCATTAAGTCTAAGGCTAAACCAAATGAAAAGCAAGATGAGAGTGGAATTGCTAATGAAAGTGAAAGAGCTAGAGATGCGGGAAATGGTTCTAGTAGAAGGAGTTTAGAAGATAATCAACATATGAAGGTGCCTAAAGTGAAACCTTATGTGCCGCCCATCTCCTTCCCTCAAAGGCTACAAAAAAAG TTCTTGAACAGAGTGGTGTCTACTAAGAAGTTGGAGGACTTTGCAATGATGTCATTCACTGAAGAGTGTAGTAcggtggttcaaaatcatcttccTGTTAAGATAACGCATCCAGGGAGTTTTATTGTGTCTTGTCaatttgaaaatatatttgTTGATAAATGCTTAT TGTCTCATCCTGTTGGCATTGTAGATGATCTGTTGGTTAAAGCCgataaattttattttcctttagattttcttatttttgaaatggaAGAAGATATTTCTATGTCTATTATTCTTGTTAGAGGATTTTTATCCATGGAAGGGGCTAATATAAACTTATTAGAAGGAATATTGACTCTAAGG TATGTTACAAAGATAGACTTGGAGTTGATGCCCGGGCCAAATATTCCTCTTCAGCGGTTCGAAAACGATCTTTTAAGGATCAATGGTATCAAAAATCCCATGTGCATGCGCTAA